DNA sequence from the Methanobacterium sp. genome:
AATTCCGGGATGTGCTTGGAGATTTGTCTTTAAATGGATATAAATTATCATAGTTACGCGCTGATAACGTTTCTATATAACCCATTCTACCATCTTGAACAACAGAACGATCAGCAATAGCCGTGCATACATGACCAAAACTCCAATCAGTTACAATAACCGTATTTTTGGTTGTGTTATTTTTTATCCATATGGCTGCTTCCCAATAATCATCATCTATATTTGGAGTCGAGTAATTGTACATTTGTACATTAATTATTCCCGGAAGTAATGTTACAAATAAAATAATAATAGCAAAAAAAGTTAAAACTGGTTTTTTTCTAAGAAAGAGAGTTTTTTCACTGTTTGCTAGGATATTTAAGTATTGGACTGAGATTCCAATCATGAAACTTGTGCTAACAATCAGGGGAGGAACAATGAGCATGATAAATCTGTAACCTTGTGTTAAAGAAAAAATACCAGCAAAACCCCAAAATACTAAGAACGAAAACGATAACCAGTTCATTCGAGGTAGTATTCTATTTTGTAATGATTCATTTGATAGTATTCTGCCAATCCATATTATGCCTAATAATCCTGCGTAGATAGAGACTCCCAACACTGCAAGGAGTTCTTCCAAGAAAGGTGGACCCAATTCAGAAACCGAAATATAAATATTAGGCCAGTCCTGCCAGGATGCCCCGTATAAACCAATTAATTGCAAAGGAGAATATAGTAGTTTTATAATATTAATAAACCCGGTAAATAACCATACTAAAACTATAGTGGTGATTAAAAATACTGAAAAACAGTACAGATGGTTTTTAAAATTTTCACCCTTAAAACTACTCCAAATAATGTGAATTGCCCAGAAAATGATTATGATATAAAATAAATATTGCCACCCACTCCAAGCCAAAGAAAACAGGAAAAGAGATAATCCTGAAAATATTGAAAAATAAATCCCTTTTTCGGTAGATTTATTTATATTATCAAATACTTCAAATAAAAACCAGACCACTAAAAAAGGAAATATTAAATTGAACATGTCAGTATCAAACCATCCTGGAACTGTGCGAGCGAAATAAAATGGAATAGTTACTGTTAGCACACCTGCAGCAACTGCCCCGTACTGGTTAGTGAACCTACCCATAAATAAATAGGCTATGATTCCTGCCAAAGGCGCTATAAA
Encoded proteins:
- a CDS encoding peptide transporter; amino-acid sequence: MNKQFLVRIGIILLIFSVGLFLRLDAVNLDGYSDAEKSFYQDENGLPYMIELDSYYNYRLTKNLLEHGYMGDAIINGVQWDLHSYYPGVPLDYPPLIAYLTAFIYKFVNLFTEIPLLVVCFWLSAFIAPLAGIIAYLFMGRFTNQYGAVAAGVLTVTIPFYFARTVPGWFDTDMFNLIFPFLVVWFLFEVFDNINKSTEKGIYFSIFSGLSLFLFSLAWSGWQYLFYIIIIFWAIHIIWSSFKGENFKNHLYCFSVFLITTIVLVWLFTGFINIIKLLYSPLQLIGLYGASWQDWPNIYISVSELGPPFLEELLAVLGVSIYAGLLGIIWIGRILSNESLQNRILPRMNWLSFSFLVFWGFAGIFSLTQGYRFIMLIVPPLIVSTSFMIGISVQYLNILANSEKTLFLRKKPVLTFFAIIILFVTLLPGIINVQMYNYSTPNIDDDYWEAAIWIKNNTTKNTVIVTDWSFGHVCTAIADRSVVQDGRMGYIETLSARNYDNLYPFKDKSPSTSRNYWISRSFSTDNESLSAGILQMITTTGDQGFIKINMSIKNTTKTVEVMNNILGLQRSDAKELLINHYNFQDHQVEEILKLTHPENPSPMVLVTYDNDIVHGFWTFEFGEWNFQERRTNNYTYSVGDVEKKGDLFIFSNDVMWDIKTKNVVWKNKTPYCVGYVKNRSSEKIYMDSNSDFCIFIIDDKKAVVMDKRFENSIFTKLVLEKSNSTIYKPLYANKGVTVWGLK